A segment of the Niveibacterium umoris genome:
ATCGTTGCGCATGTGATGAGGCCCAGAACCCTCATCTACGGCGCGGTTCTGTGCTGCATCAGCATCGCATTTGTCGCCGGGATATCGATGCGCCAGTCAATCCGGCTCGATGTCATTCGGGACCGTTCGGTAATGGCGCGGGAGGTGGAGGACGACCTCATCGAAAACGCCTACACGCTTCAGGTGATGAATGTCTCCGAGTCGCCTCGTCGCGCATCACTCTCAGTGACCGGGCTTGAGGGCGCGCGAATGGTTGGTGAAACAACTGTGGCTCTTGAACCAGCCAGCACCAAAGTGCTGACAGTTCAAGTTCGAACGCGATCCGATGTCGGGTCCAAAGGTGCGCACAAGATTTACTTCGAACTTCGCAGCAGCGACAACGACATCGTGCTGCGCGAGAAGTCCACTTTCCTGCTGCCATGAATCCAATGAAGACTGCCCATCCGAACACCTCACAACGCCCTTGGTACAGGGAACCTTGGCCTTGGATTCTGTTCGGCTTGCCGGGGATCGTCGTGATCGCGAGCCTTGTGACGCTCTTCATTGCGATCCGGAGTTCAGACTCTCTGGTCGTCGAGGATTACTACAAGGAAGGACTTGCCATCAATCGCACACTGTCGCGCCAGGATGCGGCGCGCGCGGCGGGCCTGAGCGGCACTCTTACGATCAGCGGCGGCGGTGCAGCATTCGCGCTCAGAGCGAATGCAGGTTTCTCAATGCCGGCACGCCTCAGGCTGCATCTTGCTCACCCAACAGACGCGCGACTGGATCAACTCATAATGCTTGAACGCGCGGATGACCTTTATCGTGGCGTGATGCAGCCGGTCGGCGCAGGGCGTTGGCGGTTCCTGATCGAAGACGAGTCGCGCAAATGGCGGATATCCGGGAGCGGAGTGCTGCCGACGACCGCCACCATGGCGCTAGCGCCGGGCGCTTGACAAGCGTCGGGCAAAGGCGGAAAAACTCCCATCCTCGCGAGTCTCGCGCGAGGATGGCGTTTGTCGATGACCGTGTAGCTGCGGCGGCAGACAGTTCAGTGTTTCGTTAGCCCTGTTTGCCCTGCCAATCCGGTCTGGGTTCGACAAGGAGGCGCGTGATGCAGAAACTGGTGTTGGTGCTCTGGCCCTCATTCTGGGTCGCGGTGGTTGCGGAAGCAGTCTTTTTTACCGTGATCAATCCGGCCGAGTTCTATTTGTTCGGATCAACGGTGGATTTTTCCCCGGTCGCGACTTACTCAATCGGATTCTTCTGCTTCTGGATGCTGTGCGCCGCGTCCAGCATCGCGACGCTGTTCTATCAACGCACGCCGCAGGAGATCAACCACCTCCCGCCGCGCCCGCACCACACCGCGCGACTGCATTGAAAGCCAGCGCACGGCTCAATCGATGCCGTGCGCACTTGTAGTCGTCAACGGAAAACCAGTACCGGGATGCTCGAGTGGGTCAGGACTTTCTGCGTTTCGCTCCCGAGCAGGAATCCCGCCACCCCTTTTCGCCCGTGCGATGCCATGAAGATGAGGTCACAGCCGTGCCGTTTGGCTGCGTCGATGATCGATTCGTACGGCAGGTCGCTGACGGACGTATCGGTGTCCGACTGCACGCCAAGGCGGGCGGCTTCCGTCTGCGCGGCCGTCAGGATCCTTTCCGCTTCCTTCTTCGTGGCATCAACGAACTGATCCGGTGATACCGGTACCAGCAAGGCCCCCTCGCCATAGAGCGGTATCGGGTATTCCTGCTGCGCGAAGAAGAATGTGATGCGCGCACCAATTTCGTTTGCGAAGACAACCGCACGGGAAACGGTGGTGGTCGAGAGCTCCGACCCGTCCGTTGGAACAAGAATGTGCTTGAACATGATCTGACCTCCGGCTGAGAGCGGCAACTTCATCTTAGGCGGCAAAGGACGCGCCGCTTTGACCACTGTCAATCGCGGTCGGACGTTTTGGCGCATGAGCTCATTGCGCTGAGTACCATGAATACAGGCATTCAGGGTGGGAGGACGCCATGTGTTCGGACCATGTTCGTGATCGTTCAACGGAATCCGCGAACGGAGCAGCCATCTCATTGGGCACGGTGAGAGAGCAGGTTTCGGCGAGCGTTGATCCATTGGGTGTCGTTGCACCTGTCATGCATGCCCAGGCGGCCTGGTGGTTGCATCCGCTTGAACTTGCCGATCGCATGACCCGTTTTTCCACCGAAGCCTGGGCGCTCTCATGCAATACCCTTGCGCGTGCCGCGGGGGCGAAGACCC
Coding sequences within it:
- a CDS encoding FixH family protein translates to MNPMKTAHPNTSQRPWYREPWPWILFGLPGIVVIASLVTLFIAIRSSDSLVVEDYYKEGLAINRTLSRQDAARAAGLSGTLTISGGGAAFALRANAGFSMPARLRLHLAHPTDARLDQLIMLERADDLYRGVMQPVGAGRWRFLIEDESRKWRISGSGVLPTTATMALAPGA
- a CDS encoding universal stress protein, translating into MFKHILVPTDGSELSTTTVSRAVVFANEIGARITFFFAQQEYPIPLYGEGALLVPVSPDQFVDATKKEAERILTAAQTEAARLGVQSDTDTSVSDLPYESIIDAAKRHGCDLIFMASHGRKGVAGFLLGSETQKVLTHSSIPVLVFR